Genomic segment of Phycodurus eques isolate BA_2022a chromosome 13, UOR_Pequ_1.1, whole genome shotgun sequence:
CCCCGTCGACCTTCTCCAGCTTTTTAGCTGTCTGCTCCACTGATTTTTCAATATCTTTCAGCTTCTTCAGCTCGGCTTCCTCCTCGGGACTGTTCTGTTGGCATTAATACACCATGGTACACCATTATGTATACGCGCACATCCGCAAAAATTTAAAGGCCTCACCCTCTTTCCAATCATCATGAGTTTGCATCCGTCTTTAATCCCGTAGCTGGACAGCGTCTGCTCCATGTCCTTCAGCGACTTCCCTGGAACATCACCACAATTCTCCAATGAGGGAAACCGATAAGTACAGACAGCCGTCTGAACGCGACTCTTACCCTTGAAGATGAGCTTCTGCGAGACCGAAGGAACTCCGGTGACCTGAGTGAGACTCTCTGACAAGTCTTTGACAGTCGGACTCTTGCCATCCTCCTGACTGGTGACCGTGATGCTGTGCTTCGTAGAACCTGGAGTGGGGAGTCAGTAAACATAATAGGTGACTATCCatgcatctattttctatagtgcttacCCTCATTACGGTGGTAAGCACGAACatatcccagttgacttggggtggggggtgggggaggcggTTATGGACTGGTTAACAGCCAAATGCAGGGCACTCCACACACAATGGCTAAAACCAAGATTTCAAACGCACAACCTCAGAACTCtaaggcagacgtgctcacTTCTAGTGAGCCTTGCtgtcaaaatacaaaactatTAATCCGaacactaaaaaaaatcaataaatggaaaactatgaaaatattttggggaaatttttttcgagaaaaacaaaaatataacatttaaaaaaaacatgatttttttttttttaaaacacaaatattagataatatgcaaaaatattcaattagcaaatacaaaaatagaaaacaaatacGAAAACATTAGGTggaaaaaacttaaaaatatacGTGgaaaataggataaaaatacctaaaaattctgaaaataaacatattttgtgaaaaaatatatacatatcaaTAATGCGTAAATATTGGGACAATAGAAAAAAACCATAATAATAGACAAAATAGATAGATGAAAATCAGAAAACAATACGGGAAAGAAATATAGAAATagtaccaaaaaaataaacaaaatgtaaggttaaaacaacaaaaatgttacaaatgcGAAATAAAACCTGAAAATAATACACGAACATGTTTGATTAGAAATACATATGATAAAAGAATGCAAAAAAGTTTAGGGggtaagacaaaacaaaataatacacaataaaaacagaaatgttagaaaaataaTGCACAAATTGTATGAATACAATTCAGAAATATTGGAAAAATAGTGCAGAAATTGTATGTataaaattcacaaatattgaagaatttaaaaaaaatattcgaaAACAATATTATTAACCAGAAGCTCAGAACTAGGAGGCTGGCGTGCACTGCTAACCACTTGTCACCCGCGGTTTTGATTTCAAACCCCCAAAAATACTTTGCATGATGGACATGCATAGCAGAATCAAATGACTACAACTGCAGCATGAAATTCTctaacaatgagttcaaaatgaAATGCACGCGCTGCGCATTCACTGCACGGAACAACAACACGACCCACTTGAGGATAGTGGCCATTGAGATAAAACATGGAGCAAATTCCTATTATGTCCCGTTTTGGGATTGGCTAGACAGCGAACACGCTAGCTTGCCATTTTAACCGACTGTTAATAAACCCCCTATATTAACTATAATTATTTCTATCGAATACCTTCTAATAATTGGAATGGTATAATATTACCGTAAGCGACTGTCACGCTGATTGCTTGTGATGACATGTTTAAATTTTGTCGTTTAAATTAATCGCGGCATGAATACCAAAGCTAACAGCTAATAGCAAGCTACCTACTTCCGGGTCAGACCACCAGAAGCAgttcgttttttttcctcattgatggAAAAGTGATTTTAGTTAAACGATTCTTAAAATAAACTGTCATAAATAATGGactataataataacataaacaaTAACATGATAAATCAATTGAtccaattaaatttaaatagaATATATCACCACAGCTAATGTCAGATGAATGTCGCGAGAATGCCATATCCCAGAAACAAGCTTGTCTGGGTTACATTACGTAGAGGTTGAGATATAATTGGTTAAATATGACAATGGATTACGCCAGTtggctctgtggcgcaatggataGCGCATTGGACTTCTAGCAAAGCACATAGGAAGtgattcaaaggttgtgggttcgagtcccaccaGAGTCGCATTTTGGCAAATAACTTACAActctaaatacagtatttgcttaAATGCAGAAGTGGCCGAACTTCCTCTTCAAGGGccaatattttacattatttaataattgcaaataataaaccaattatttaataaaataatgttaaacAGTATGTTGGTTGGTAATGCATCGGGATGCCCCCCGGAAGAATTGGACGAAgcggctggggaaagggaagttaTGGACTTCCCAGTTTAAACTGCTGCACCCGCGAGCCGGCCCCAGATCAGCggcagaagatggatggatattgcaatttacaatacattaaccaattattttatcaaataaatacacattaaatgtatatgtaaagttgtttaataataaaagaatttattacaatatttatattccattatttataattgtctaattaaccaattatttaattaatgttaaatgtgaaatggtttattttactaatatttttatctgattatgtacaatacattaaataattatttaaccaGATGAATAAATGGGGAATTagcatgtatatttattttaatttaaaaaaatcctacaTAATTTATAtcttatttataattaattcaaTATTGAATTATATACCAATTATgtaataaatgtaaacattaattTTACTAAATTATATTagttacaaaaatacatttaaataaatattttaaaaaggtaaacatttattttactcgaatattttgttattttaaaaataatgaaccatttaaaaaaaatttaaatgtatgtgacatacgtttttattttattcacaataaagtaatgaaccaattatttaataaaatacatgttaaatgtttatgaaacattgtttttattttatttgatatgttcaataaatcaattaccCAAATATTTAACGAAATATGTGAATAAAGTGCATTTTAACTAACCCAATTTAGGGGAAAACTGTTAAATGAAAGCAACTATTAAGATAGGACCCTTGTTCGTGTAAATACTCggtgggccagattaaagaacGGAGCAAGCCATGTGAACCCCGGGCCAAACTTTGCCCACCCTTGCTCTaaggaaacaaataaaagcttGTCGGATTTGAATAATTCctacaactgaaaaaaaaaattacacatgtGATctataataatcaataaatcaagATTTAATTCAAACATTAAATCTGCAGACGCTCTCAACTCCACACTCAAATCATAAAAGCAATGTTGAgaaattaatacattaaaaatggcGAACATGAGGTGAAATGATGTTTCTGAATGAAGTAAAAACGAGTATGTTACGGGGCTACACGGCTAGCGCAGTACAACCCAAACACGAGGAGAGCTTCACTACACTGTAGTCACCAATCGCATGTATTTGTGTTCATCTACagtaaatggaaagaaaaaaaaaaaaaaaagctttcagtcAAAGTGCATTTAAGTGGCAGGAATCTGCGGGAGGCCAAACTCGTCCACCAAGACGCCGTCCTGAAAAGACAAGAAAGATTGAACTTTATCTTtcggaaaaaataaaactgaatacTCAACAATCGGTGGTGTCGCTACCTTGTTTGTCTTGCTGTCTCCGGGCAAGCCCTCGGGGATGGTGGGAGCGGCGGAGGCCTCGTCCAGGTAGGAGCTGTCGTCGTCCAGCAGCAGCTCGTCACCCAGCGCGTCCAACTCTGACAACATACAAAAGCATACTGACATGTCGGGCTTCAAATGAAagcagggaaaaaaatgtgaaaacggAAATTTGCAAATGGTGGACCGAAAATAGGCAGCGCGTTACAGTATTCCAAACtagtctgaattttttttttttttatcccttcTGGATTTCTCCTAatccaaaaaaagctttgaaacTGTTATTTTccattacattatttatttttttgacagcatTAACTTGGATCAAgatccacagaaaaaaaatgaatacttatttttttctttacatgcaataagaaaataatataataaatatgcCCTCTTTTGTCAAATATAATTCtatatttcaaatgttcaacaatataaaataaaaggcgCTGTCAAACTGTCTGGAATTAAGATTAAGAATCGCAGAAAACTGGCCAATCGGTGAGCATACCTGCTTCCAAATCGTCCTCGTCAATATCAGGAGTGCCGTAGCTGCGACTGAGAGCCTCCTGAACCTCGCTGGCGTCCTCCATCATGTCCTCTAATTGGTCCTGCAGGTCCTGGAAGATACACAGACAATGATGGCTAGATAGATATTGATAAATATGGATGTTGGATGCATGGATAGTTTGACGATAGGGCTTGTTTGGACTAGACGATTTGTCGACTTCACTACTACATATTGACGTGTAGAGTGTGACATGGACATGACTGCGGACAGCCCACGGCCCTCCTCTTGTAATCTAACCTGTATGTACTGTGTACATTTGTCTATTGTCGATGAGTATAGATTTTTGAtcgatagacagacagacagagagacataCATCAATCTGGTCCAGTTTGACATCCTTGTAGGCCTTTTTCATCTCCTTGGCGCCCATCTTCATGGCATCCACCTGGCCAAAGAACAACAGAGGTGATGTCATCATTTGTAAGGAAGAGGAAAGGTGGCACAGCGCAGATGCACGGAATGCAGCCAATCGTACTGTCGACTTGGTGTCCTTGAGCGTCTGGATGGTGTAGTTGGCCTGCTCCATGTTGAAAGACTGCTGGGCCAGCTGCTCTCGCTGACCCTCGTACCTATCAGACAGCAAACAAAAAGTAACATGATAACCGTTGGGAATGGGAGCTGATTACGTGGCTCGgtcggtgctgctgttttgctgAGCAATGGAGGTAACAAATGGGCTAAGTGGTTAACTCTGCCCGTGTGTACGCAATTGCGTCGTGGAACTGACGCAATTTCACTTACACTGAGATTCTGGGGTGTGTCTGTGGGGATTTTTGGTTCTTCCTCACCTATCTCTGCAATAGTTTgtcctgaattttttttttttttttttaaacagggttGAGGGCACGGTTCTGTCAAGTTCTTCTACGCCAAACccatccaagcatgcctttacGGAGCGTGTTATGTGCATTAGGAACAAAAAATACTTGGAAGCAATGTCCAAAGGATTCGCTTAAGTATTACGATCTCTCGGGTACTAACTAACTTCAGCCCAAAGCCAGATGGCATTTAAATTGTGCCTAAAAAGTGTCTAACTGTAGGACGTATTTGTGTGAGTACTCACATCCTCTTTTGCTTCAGCACTCGCATGGCCTTCTGTTTCACCATgttctaccaaaaaaaaaaaaaaaaacaaacacacaagtgaAGACCACGtcttctatatttatttttgattgaccGCTATTTGGCTTTCCCACCTTGGAGGGCCCGTCCCTCATCTTCTTCATCTGCTCCTTATACTTGAAGAGCTCCGCGTCCAGCCTGCTGATCTTCT
This window contains:
- the bag1 gene encoding BAG family molecular chaperone regulator 1, whose product is MSSQAISVTVAYGSTKHSITVTSQEDGKSPTVKDLSESLTQVTGVPSVSQKLIFKGKSLKDMEQTLSSYGIKDGCKLMMIGKRNSPEEEAELKKLKDIEKSVEQTAKKLEKVDGELTGLKNGFLAKDLQADALGKLDHRVKVAAEQFMKILEQIDALSVPENFNDCRIKKSGLVKTVQDFLAQCDKMEACISDHLTKIQSKNLALAD
- the chmp5a gene encoding charged multivesicular body protein 5 produces the protein MNRIFGRGKPKAPPPNLSDCIGNVDARAESIEKKISRLDAELFKYKEQMKKMRDGPSKNMVKQKAMRVLKQKRMYEGQREQLAQQSFNMEQANYTIQTLKDTKSTVDAMKMGAKEMKKAYKDVKLDQIDDLQDQLEDMMEDASEVQEALSRSYGTPDIDEDDLEAELDALGDELLLDDDSSYLDEASAAPTIPEGLPGDSKTNKDGVLVDEFGLPQIPAT